A single window of Senegalia massiliensis DNA harbors:
- the mraZ gene encoding division/cell wall cluster transcriptional repressor MraZ — MFIGEYNHSIDKKSRLIIPVKFRSSLGNNFILTKGLDNCLFIYPEDEWKVLENKLKNLPLTRKDARAFVRFFFSGATECELDKQGRILIPSNLKKHAKLDKEATIIGVSNRVEIWSNDEWIKYNEDDDLSYENIAEKMSELGI; from the coding sequence ATGTTTATAGGTGAATATAATCATTCAATTGATAAAAAGTCAAGATTAATAATACCTGTAAAATTTAGAAGTAGTCTAGGTAATAACTTTATCTTAACTAAAGGATTAGATAACTGTTTATTTATTTATCCTGAAGATGAATGGAAGGTATTAGAAAATAAATTGAAAAATTTACCACTTACTCGAAAAGATGCCAGAGCTTTTGTTCGATTTTTCTTTTCTGGAGCTACAGAGTGTGAATTAGATAAACAAGGAAGAATATTAATACCAAGCAACTTAAAAAAACATGCAAAGTTAGATAAGGAAGCTACCATAATTGGTGTTTCAAATAGAGTGGAAATTTGGAGCAATGATGAATGGATCAAATATAATGAAGATGATGATTTAAGCTATGAAAATATAGCAGAAAAAATGTCTGAACTTGGAATATAA
- a CDS encoding Spo0E family sporulation regulatory protein-aspartic acid phosphatase: protein MKINEKINIFRDELNYLISINASYDEIYKLSIYIDSLILKYYREIKKNKSN from the coding sequence ATGAAAATCAATGAAAAGATTAATATTTTTAGGGATGAGCTAAATTATCTTATATCAATTAATGCAAGTTATGATGAAATATATAAGTTAAGCATTTATATAGATAGTCTAATTCTAAAATATTATAGAGAAATAAAAAAGAATAAAAGCAATTAA
- the rsmH gene encoding 16S rRNA (cytosine(1402)-N(4))-methyltransferase RsmH, translating to MEFNHISVLLEESLNGLNIKPDGIYIDGTMGGAGHSLEIVKRLDTGKLIGVDQDINAINKSKEKLKGYEDKTILIHDNFKNIKEILRQLNIEKVDGVLLDLGVSSHQLDTGDRGFSYHKDAPLDMRMNEYDNISAKDIINTYSIEELDRILKDYGEERWSKRIAEFIVDKRKEKYIETTGELVEIIKNAIPKAVRKDGPHPARRTFQAIRIEVNNELGILKQAIIDIVDCLKPKGRLSIITFHSLEDRIVKETYKYLYKNCICPKEFPICKCNKEREIKIINKKPIVASMDELENNKRARSAKLRIAEKI from the coding sequence ATGGAGTTTAATCATATATCAGTCTTGTTAGAAGAATCTTTAAATGGATTAAATATTAAACCAGATGGAATATATATTGATGGAACAATGGGTGGAGCTGGACATTCATTAGAAATAGTAAAAAGATTAGATACAGGAAAATTAATAGGAGTAGATCAAGATATAAATGCAATAAATAAGTCAAAAGAAAAATTAAAAGGGTATGAAGATAAAACTATATTAATACATGATAATTTTAAAAATATAAAAGAAATATTGAGACAACTAAACATTGAAAAGGTTGATGGAGTATTATTAGATTTAGGAGTTTCTTCACATCAATTGGATACAGGAGATAGGGGATTTTCATATCATAAAGATGCTCCCTTAGATATGAGGATGAATGAATATGATAATATTTCAGCGAAAGATATTATAAATACTTACAGTATAGAAGAATTAGATAGAATATTAAAAGATTATGGTGAAGAAAGATGGTCTAAAAGAATTGCTGAATTTATAGTAGATAAAAGAAAAGAGAAATATATTGAAACTACTGGTGAATTAGTTGAAATAATTAAAAATGCAATACCTAAAGCAGTGAGAAAGGATGGTCCACATCCAGCTAGAAGAACTTTTCAAGCAATTAGAATTGAAGTTAATAATGAATTAGGAATATTAAAACAGGCTATTATTGATATAGTAGATTGTTTAAAACCTAAAGGAAGACTTAGTATTATTACATTTCATTCACTAGAAGATAGAATAGTAAAAGAAACATATAAATATCTATATAAAAATTGTATTTGTCCAAAGGAATTTCCTATATGTAAATGTAATAAAGAAAGAGAAATAAAAATTATAAATAAAAAGCCCATAGTAGCATCAATGGATGAACTAGAAAACAATAAAAGAGCTAGAAGTGCAAAACTTCGTATAGCTGAAAAGATATAG